A DNA window from Synchiropus splendidus isolate RoL2022-P1 chromosome 2, RoL_Sspl_1.0, whole genome shotgun sequence contains the following coding sequences:
- the LOC128753532 gene encoding P2Y purinoceptor 1-like — protein MSNSALNLTLCSTLLWYQFPECAVAPYGFVFYFAVKVFNLVVGTPCNVLVLWQILSRKSDATTSNIFIFNLALLDTYFCLMTPVDMVNRLLLNDRRVWFLQRFAYGIKDVALLFLVCICLDRYMAVVHPVLFTAIRDNRVRICVSALVWCLILAYGLTKSVLGVVIVNEVFSGVILFSFVVMIFCNISIIWVLRRSVTGKETMHPVKKKAFRMVLIILGIIVVNYLPPVALMPFAPYYSFMVFFCHIRTSVFAIMDLSCSIEPLLYITKMERADIRGCWSTFAKKPHSVNT, from the exons ATGTCCAACAGCGCCCTCAACCTCACCCTCTGCAGCACCCTGCTGTGGTACCAGTTTCCAGAATGTGCCGTCGCACCTTACGGTTTCGTCTTCTACTTTGCCGTCAAAGTCTTCAACTTGGTGGTGGGGACGCCGTGCAACGTGCTGGTGCTCTGGCAGATCCTCTCCAGGAAGAGCGACGCCACCACctccaacatcttcatctttaaCCTGGCGCTGCTGGACACGTACTTCTGCCTGATGACCCCCGTGGACATGGTGAACCGGCTGCTGCTCAACGACAGGCGCGTCTGGTTCCTGCAGAGGTTCGCCTACGGCATCAAGGACGTGGCCTTGCTCTTCCTG GTCTGCATCTGTCTGGACCGGTACATGGCCGTGGTCCACCCCGTGCTCTTCACGGCCATCCGGGACAACAGGGTGCGCATCTGCGTGTCGGCGCTGGTCTGGTGCCTCATCCTGGCGTACGGCCTCACCAAGAGCGTCCTGGGCGTGGTCATCGTCAACGAGGTCTTCAGCGGGGTCATCCTCTTCTCCTTCGTCGTCATGATCTTCTGCAACATCTCCATCATCTGGGTGCTGCGCCGCTCGGTGACGGGCAAGGAGACCATGCACCCGGTGAAGAAGAAGGCTTTCCGGATGGTGCTGATCATCTTGGGCATCATCGTGGTCAACTACCTCCCCCCGGTGGCGCTCATGCCCTTCGCACCCTACTACTCCTTCATGGTCTTCTTCTGTCACATCCGCACCAGCGTCTTCGCCATCATGGACCTGAGCTGCAGCATCGAGCCGCTCCTCTACATCACCAAGATGGAGCGCGCCGACATCCGAGGGTGCTGGAGCACATTCGCCAAGAAGCCCCACAGTGTCAATACCTGA
- the LOC128754499 gene encoding 3-mercaptopyruvate sulfurtransferase-like, which produces MAVQARALVTSKWLAESLQIPGKVRVLDSSWHLPKLQRHARRDFKKRHIPGAGFFDIDQCCDKTSPLDHMLPSEAVFADYVGDLGIDGDTHVVVYDASDCGAFSAPRAWWMFRVFGHSRVSLLNGGLKNWVLEQRPVSNQPVRPAPVEFKAQLNRSWIKNYEDLLDNLDTREFQVVDARPAGRFRGLDPEPRDNTEPGHIPGAINMPFSTFLSKSGHFLPAEQLQALFSRAGVDLSRPVCVLCGSAVTACVVALAAHECGHATVSVYDGSWSEWYTRAVPEHVISEGRGKHL; this is translated from the exons ATGGCTGTCCAAGCGAGAGCTCTGGTCACCTCCAAGTGGCTCGCCGAATCCCTCCAGATCCCGGGGAAGGTGCGCGTCCTGGACTCGTCCTGGCACTTGCCCAAACTTCAGCGCCACGCCAGGAGAGACTTCAAGAAGCGTCACATTCCAGGCGCGGGGTTTTTCGACATCGACCAGTGCTGCGACAAAACCTCGCCCCTTGATCACATGTTGCCGTCGGAGGCCGTGTTCGCCGATTATGTCGGGGATTTGGGGATCGACGGAGACACGCATGTGGTGGTGTATGACGCCAGCGACTGCGGCGCCTTCTCTGCGCCCCGCGCCTGGTGGATGTTCCGGGTGTTCGGGCACAGCAGGGTGTCCTTGCTGAACGGGGGGTTGAAGAACTGGGTGCTGGAGCAGCGGCCGGTGAGCAACCAGCCTGTCAGACCCGCTCCTGTGGAGTTTAAAGCCCAGCTGAACCGATCCTGGATCAAGAACTACGAGGATCTGCTGGACAACCTGGACACCAGGGAATTCCAGGTGGTGGACGCACGACCCGCGGGCCGGTTCCGAGGACTGGATCCGGAACCCAGAGACA ATACAGAACCGGGTCACATTCCTGGCGCCATCAACATGCCCTTCTCCACCTTCCTCTCGAAGTCCGGCCACTTTCTCCCTGCCGAGCAGCTCCAGGCCCTGTTCTCCCGCGCCGGTGTGGACCTGAGTCGCCCCGTCTGCGTACTGTGTGGCTCTGCGGTGACAGCGTGTGTGGTGGCGCTGGCGGCCCACGAGTGCGGCCACGCCACGGTGTCCGTGTACGATGGCAGCTGGTCGGAGTGGTACACCCGGGCCGTGCCCGAGCATGTGATCTCTGAAGGACGGGGGAAGCACTTATGA
- the atf4a gene encoding cyclic AMP-dependent transcription factor ATF-4 — MTHLALADVEALCFGSSFLMADPMGPLLDPDDEEAVSPSSFLEGKAPASPSFSNAPPLSPYQALFSAPPSPPATPPVSSSFLGIKVGADSLSWLDDHVGVQDDKDDAFADMDWMAEKIDLNDLDLESLICSCSSDESPSSPEEFLASLSPHEALSLDTIVGPPEAMELDLSSVPPLPMELPVSGSVQEVKAEVTLDPEVVIKLEPLSPAPSPTSPGVEADHSDSESSVAATSSGPDSSVSCSLTSQASPSSSDCDSDSGFESFGNSPSHQSPPPFPASAVSRAKPYCKPEPGSPVARSPKVKTVSGAPRVVERKLKKMEQNKTAATRYRQKKRVEQELLNEECEELEKKNQELEEKAAAISKEIQYLRNLMEEARKRHLSRTSSVA; from the exons ATGACGCACTTGGCTTTGGCGGACGTGGAGGCCCTGTGCTTCG GGAGCTCATTTCTGATGGCTGACCCCATGGGGCCCCTTCTGGACCCAGATGATGAAGAAGctgtttctccctcctccttcctcgAGGGGAAGGCACCAGCCTCGCCCTCGTTCTCCAACGCTCCGCCCCTGTCTCCGTACCAAGCCCTGTTCTCTgcgcctccctctcctcccgcCACCCCTCCCgtgtcctcctccttcctgggAATCAAGGTTGGAGCAGACTCCTTGTCCTGGCTCGACGACCATGTCGGAGTTCAAGACGACAAAG ACGATGCCTTCGCGGACATGGACTGGATGGCTGAGAAAATCGACCTGAACGACTTGGACCTGGAGTCTCTCATCTGCTCCTGCTCGTCCGACGAGTCCCCCAGCTCCCCTGAGGAGTTCCTGGCGTCCCTCAGCCCCCATGAGGCTCTGTCCCTCGACACCATTGTTGGTCCACCTGAAGCGATGGAACTGGATCTCTCCAGTGTCCCTCCCCTTCCCATGGAGCTCCCCGTCTCTGGGTCAGTGCAGGAGGTGAAGGCCGAAGTCACTCTGGATCCAGAAGTTGTGATCAAGTTGGAGCCGCTCTCGCCCGCTCCCAGCCCCACGTCTCCTGGCGTTGAAGCGGATCATTCCGATTCGGAGAGTTCTGTTGCAGCCACCAGCAGTGGCCCAGATTCCAGCGTGAGCTGCTCCCTCACCAGTCAAGCGAGTCCCTCATCGAGCGATTGTGACAGCGACTCTGGATTTGAGTCGTTTGGCAACTCGCCTTCTCACCAGTCTCCGCCTCCTTTTCCGGCGAGCGCCGTATCTCGGGCCAAACCTTACTGCAAACCCGAGCCTGGGTCCCCTGTAGCAAGGTCCCCCAAGGTCAAAACGGTGTCCGGAGCTCCCAGAGTGGTGGAGAGGAAGCTGAAGAAGATGGAGCAGAACAAGACGGCCGCAACCCGCTACCGCCAGAAGAAGCGcgtggagcaggagctgctcAACGAGGAGTgcgaggagctggagaagaagaaccaggagctggaggagaaggcgGCAGCCATCAGCAAAGAGATCCAGTACCTGAGGAACCTGATGGAGGAGGCTCGCAAGCGCCACCTCAGCAGGACCAGCTCAGTGGCTTAG
- the rps19bp1 gene encoding ribosomal protein S19 binding protein 1 translates to MSLSLLKRGLALLGDDIRDESKGKKKPQKQTPSSATVMDHVSTKRQGVTRQVKRLQGRLGPGKSKATVKDKHVKSAIDEFRKNQKKSCLNENLRYFMATTHNATVSDAQKIQNHIKGRQSRKHPTPPASKPKKPKSLFSEEEFQQFQKEYFGKLVEETR, encoded by the exons ATGTCTCTGTCGCTGTTGAAAAGAGGACTGGCGCTTCTCGGCGATGATATTCGAG ATGAGAGCAAGGGGaagaagaagccccagaagcAGACTCCGAGTTCAGCCACTGTCATGGACCACGTGAGCACCAAACGTCAGGGCGTCACCAGGCAGGTGAAAAGGCTTCAGGGTCGACTGGGACCAGGCAAGAGCAAAGCAACGGTGAAAGACAAGCACGTCAAGTCTGCCATCG ATGAGTTCCGGAAGAACCAAAAGAAGAGTTGCTTGAATGAAAACCTCCGGTATTTCATGGCGACAACCCACAATGCCACAGTCTCGGATGCTCAGAAG ATCCAGAACCATATAAAGGGGAGACAGTCCCGGAAACATCCAACGCCACCAGCCAGTAAGCCCAAGAAGCCAAAGTCACTCTTCTCAGAAGAAGAATTCCAGCAGTTCCAGAAGGAATATTTCGGCAAATTGGTGGAGGAAACGAGGTGA
- the LOC128754248 gene encoding uncharacterized protein LOC128754248 — MLLTRRFIGRMSASLGRHIIWESEGLVAYLHPRPWTPGSVVLESKAPGKCGGSIFHLEEPEYLSWLLGARAVSELLCDKLDVRRCAMVARPHQDGPAQIRLLPLHGLEAQWCPHLSGGDEHNAHDPGYCTSKNAARWDDSCLSDIQSRIRAKLPNPDAEPNLTFLGDDPSHPGLFPRIVRGEEQQWRLWEDHKHVSFLTPFPNSPGFTVLIPRRPMTSDIFRLEQEDYEGLVLAARKVSHLLEEALGAWGVGLIFEGFEIDYAHAKLIPLLRPASGVEGISCAKTSPQFYDKYPGYVTSEDGPEASPECLAAVHAKITQK; from the exons ATGCTGTTGACGAGGCGCTTCATCGGAAG AATGTCTGCATCTCTCGGCCGTCACATCATTTGGGAGTCCGAGGGCCTGGTGGCCTACCTCCACCCCCGACCCTGGACCCCCGGTTCAGTCGTGCTGGAGAGCAAGGCCCCGGGAAAGTGCGGAGGAAGCATCTTCCACCTGGAGGAGCCGGAGTATTTGTCCTGGCTGTTGGGGGCGAGGGCCGTTTCGGAGCTGCTGTGCGACAAGCTGGATGTTCGGAGATGTGCCATGGTGGCCCGGCCTCACCAGGATGGACCGGCCCAG ATCcgcctgctgccgctgcacggCCTGGAGGCGCAGTGGTGCCCCCACCTGTCGGGAGGCGATGAGCACAACGCCCACGACCCAGGATACTGCACCTCCAAAAATGCCGCCCGGTGGGACGACTCCTGCCTGTCCGACATCCAGTCCAGAATCCGAGCTAAGCTTCCGAACCCTGACGCTGAGCCCAACTTGACCTTCCTGGGAGACGACCCGTCTCACCCCGGGCTCTTCCCCCGCATCGTGCGGGGTGAGGAGCAACAGTGGCGCCTGTGGGAGGACCACAAGCACGTGTCCTTCCTCACACCGTTTCCAAACTCACCTGGGTTTACCGTTCTGATCCCACGGCGGCCGATGACGTCCGATATATTCCGGCTGGAACAAGAGGATTACGAAGGGCTGGTGCTGGCCGCTCGGAAGGTTTCccacctgctggaggaggcGCTGGGAGCCTGGGGCGTGGGCCTGATATTCGAGGGGTTTGAGATCGACTACGCTCACGCTAAGCTAATACCACTGCTGCGACCGGCATCGGGAGTGGAGGGCATTTCCTGCGCTAAAACGTCGCCGCAGTTTTACGACAAGTACCCGGGATATGTTACGTCAGAGGACGGGCCTGAGGCCAGTCCAGAGTGCTTGGCGGCGGTGCACGCGAAAATAACACAAAAGTAA